The proteins below come from a single Candidatus Aegiribacteria sp. genomic window:
- a CDS encoding tetratricopeptide repeat protein, whose product MNIHSSLIVLVLFTCSFATYGQTENDSFETAEPADTTEVTSVLLERASLELSELEVQILREEERLERIMTELIQLRRQHAMLANAESAFLLGEELYTSGSIVWARDAYKSIIDNFAGSIYYTDALFRLELIAFELQDYEGAIEYFNSLLEANPAFEFIDLAYIAAGLSTYNLGDFSESRLFYNKVLPSSEYFILSEYLEAVSYVEEGNIDAAMVALRAIIDDTGVSSDNADLADRARIALAQILVDKEEEYETALEHYSRVSSFSSYYDVAMLGKVWTLMRLEKYQDAYNLAEQVIEDVPNSELISEFELAQANCALGAEDLAIAIRMYEDLLAEHSETEDYYDLFLSGSSLTHEEYQLERERLDRIRLGLAELKEEAYTQGDMELVEMIEEEEAFMRELFTEISYLETVLSLPVEMDTEDLERELSILIQRSKSNTEVLSLAAGEVHALTESAGTEQDRQDLIELEKEIERIKLSLQDLSSKFGGGMTAEHDWVQETQYGIAVATFMERELRRDSIDYLGAYYRNRIQEALEKGDSLEAVALDSKRTREINILNRRIDESAIECAGHFEEYLASYPDSRFISDVLVRLAQLYYDIDNLQHSERQAAAGIEEFIPEDYSRSIELYQHILTEFPGSEVEDIAFYSLGYCLESMMDFEGSVENYRNLLQEYPESDLAAECNIRVGNYYFDIIQYDSALVYFQNILDYPSCSPNLYQHGLYKLGWTQYLTKDFRQSVATFAYLLRDDQAIDSLGIQRKGDIRILNEAREYMAYDFLEMHDMSVTAIPAAVSFLTDFDDSVTTVSVLGKMAEVSSEMTNWETSIEAYNALLSENPYCTEAPVFQLRIAQAYEELGEFALAADARDALVSTYGENSDWYNNVGDESVLALTDSLRGSSFEEAIQYYLEQTVTSKDDPILYTQANIALIERIENYLQQYPSSPKAYEYQFHLGDAYYHTEQYVKAGDVYFEVAMDSSSFQRQEDAFNNAFSSYLIAYEEVPGVDSLTLRGNLRETALTYSDLFPDDENVSFFLWASAPKFYNAGEYENAREMFKIIYNNYSGSGYEARSAKFIADSYQQEELYAEAEEWYGLASQAAAISGEDLGADIEYLAASSAYNDAATLAESENTDDLLAAAARWEQTAHEHSGSDVAPVALFDAAETYGKAGSIDNAVRMFQELATSYPANENAPGGLLRAAYLLREDEQYIRAAQLYLEAYNTFPGAPDMNAALSSAAQCYEDGDRQDLAIGVYQQIASEGAGTAGVVVEAYAKIGEYNYDIGNYSIAQSNFENCISIYDQYRDGRITYPAMSAYHVGEIFAADYYALTFTNTDNVEYKTQLFNGTVANYNRTFSYLDDDYVFRAVLKIGKLQEDFANTVGFMDPPEGYSPEDEEDFYTTLMIVYDDYIQRAIGTYRNGLQLAVSNGIRTEYTDTIATNLDLLLPGAGAEVGYSSSTTIIEEPAATPDSTGTVIDDGFSPETGDDTGESGTTDDSQLPDSGDTEIPAVESESDEQSDDGGGGCFLWPF is encoded by the coding sequence ATGAATATCCATTCATCATTAATAGTACTGGTATTGTTTACATGCTCTTTTGCTACATATGGTCAGACGGAGAACGATTCCTTCGAGACTGCCGAGCCGGCAGATACGACCGAAGTTACAAGTGTTCTCCTGGAAAGAGCTTCATTGGAACTGTCTGAACTCGAAGTTCAGATACTCAGAGAAGAAGAGCGGCTTGAACGGATTATGACCGAGCTGATTCAACTTAGAAGGCAGCATGCAATGCTGGCCAATGCTGAAAGCGCTTTTCTTCTCGGTGAAGAACTCTACACGTCCGGTTCGATAGTATGGGCAAGAGACGCATACAAATCGATAATTGACAATTTTGCCGGTTCGATCTACTACACTGACGCGCTGTTCAGGCTTGAGCTTATTGCATTCGAACTCCAGGATTATGAAGGAGCGATCGAGTATTTCAACAGCCTGTTGGAAGCCAATCCCGCTTTTGAATTCATCGATCTGGCATACATAGCTGCTGGCCTGTCAACATACAATCTGGGGGACTTCTCAGAATCAAGGCTGTTCTACAACAAAGTACTTCCCTCAAGTGAATATTTTATACTGTCGGAATACCTGGAAGCAGTTTCGTACGTTGAAGAGGGCAATATTGATGCTGCCATGGTTGCCCTCCGTGCGATAATCGATGATACCGGAGTTTCTTCGGATAACGCTGACCTTGCGGACAGAGCCAGGATCGCCCTTGCGCAGATACTTGTTGATAAAGAGGAAGAATACGAAACTGCCCTTGAGCATTACTCCAGAGTATCATCCTTCAGTTCCTATTACGATGTCGCCATGCTTGGAAAAGTCTGGACATTGATGCGTCTTGAGAAATATCAGGATGCGTACAACCTTGCTGAACAGGTAATTGAAGATGTTCCGAATTCGGAACTGATATCGGAGTTTGAACTTGCCCAGGCTAATTGTGCCCTGGGAGCTGAAGACCTGGCTATTGCCATCAGGATGTACGAAGATCTTCTCGCCGAGCACAGCGAAACTGAGGATTACTACGATCTTTTCCTTTCAGGATCATCCCTTACCCATGAGGAGTACCAACTTGAAAGGGAACGCCTTGATAGAATCAGACTGGGGCTGGCTGAACTTAAGGAGGAAGCCTATACCCAGGGCGACATGGAGCTTGTTGAGATGATAGAAGAAGAAGAAGCTTTTATGAGGGAGCTTTTCACAGAAATCAGTTATCTCGAGACAGTTCTTTCTCTGCCGGTTGAAATGGACACCGAGGATCTGGAGCGTGAACTGAGCATTCTTATCCAGCGGAGCAAAAGCAATACGGAGGTTCTTTCCCTTGCAGCAGGAGAAGTGCATGCACTGACGGAATCCGCGGGAACCGAACAGGACCGCCAGGACCTTATCGAGCTTGAAAAGGAAATCGAAAGAATAAAGCTTTCTCTTCAGGATCTCTCCTCGAAGTTCGGGGGAGGGATGACTGCTGAACATGACTGGGTTCAGGAAACCCAGTACGGAATAGCCGTGGCAACATTCATGGAACGCGAACTGAGACGCGATTCCATCGATTATCTTGGTGCTTATTACAGGAACAGGATACAGGAAGCGCTGGAAAAGGGAGATTCTCTTGAGGCGGTAGCGCTTGACAGTAAAAGAACGCGCGAGATCAACATCCTTAATAGAAGAATAGATGAATCAGCCATTGAGTGCGCGGGGCATTTTGAGGAATATCTGGCCAGCTACCCGGATTCAAGATTTATATCCGATGTTCTGGTCAGGCTGGCTCAACTTTACTATGACATAGATAATCTTCAGCACAGCGAACGGCAGGCGGCAGCAGGAATAGAGGAATTCATACCGGAGGATTACTCCCGATCCATAGAACTTTATCAGCATATTCTTACTGAATTTCCCGGTAGCGAAGTCGAGGACATCGCATTCTATTCACTTGGATACTGCCTTGAATCGATGATGGATTTCGAGGGATCAGTTGAGAATTACAGAAATTTGCTGCAGGAATATCCTGAAAGCGACCTCGCTGCTGAATGCAACATCCGCGTGGGCAATTATTACTTCGATATAATCCAGTACGATTCAGCCCTGGTTTATTTCCAGAATATTCTGGATTATCCCAGCTGCAGCCCGAATCTTTACCAGCATGGTCTTTACAAGCTTGGCTGGACTCAATATCTGACCAAGGATTTCAGGCAGTCCGTCGCGACCTTCGCTTATCTGCTCAGGGATGACCAGGCCATTGACAGTCTGGGAATACAAAGAAAGGGTGATATCAGGATCCTTAACGAAGCTCGGGAATACATGGCGTACGATTTCCTCGAAATGCATGACATGTCTGTTACTGCTATACCTGCTGCTGTCAGCTTTCTTACAGATTTCGACGATTCAGTTACTACTGTAAGTGTTCTTGGAAAAATGGCAGAGGTTTCTTCAGAAATGACCAACTGGGAAACCTCGATAGAGGCGTACAATGCCCTGCTTTCCGAGAATCCGTACTGTACCGAAGCACCTGTTTTTCAATTAAGGATCGCACAGGCTTACGAAGAGCTCGGAGAATTCGCTCTTGCTGCTGATGCCCGCGATGCGCTTGTTTCCACTTATGGAGAGAACAGCGACTGGTACAACAACGTGGGAGATGAATCTGTACTGGCCCTGACCGACTCCCTGCGAGGCTCTTCATTCGAAGAAGCGATACAGTACTACCTTGAGCAGACGGTAACTTCAAAGGATGATCCCATTTTGTATACGCAGGCCAACATAGCTCTAATTGAGAGAATAGAGAATTATCTTCAGCAGTATCCCTCTTCACCCAAGGCTTACGAGTATCAGTTCCACCTTGGTGATGCTTACTACCATACCGAACAGTACGTAAAGGCTGGGGATGTGTATTTCGAAGTTGCGATGGACAGCAGTTCCTTCCAGAGACAGGAAGATGCTTTCAACAATGCTTTTTCATCCTATCTCATCGCTTACGAAGAAGTACCGGGTGTGGACAGCCTGACATTGAGGGGAAATCTGCGTGAAACGGCTCTTACTTACTCCGACCTGTTCCCCGATGACGAGAATGTCTCGTTCTTCCTGTGGGCCTCGGCTCCGAAATTCTACAACGCAGGGGAGTACGAAAATGCCAGGGAGATGTTCAAAATAATCTATAACAACTATTCCGGTTCAGGTTACGAAGCGCGTTCAGCCAAGTTCATCGCTGATTCCTACCAGCAGGAAGAACTGTACGCTGAAGCTGAGGAATGGTACGGACTGGCATCACAGGCCGCTGCCATCAGCGGAGAGGATCTTGGCGCTGACATCGAGTATCTGGCTGCTTCTTCAGCGTATAACGATGCTGCTACGCTTGCCGAAAGCGAAAATACGGATGATTTGCTGGCCGCAGCGGCAAGATGGGAGCAAACAGCACACGAACACTCCGGGTCAGATGTAGCTCCGGTGGCACTGTTCGATGCTGCTGAAACCTATGGTAAAGCTGGCTCCATCGATAACGCGGTAAGGATGTTCCAGGAGCTTGCCACATCGTATCCCGCCAACGAAAATGCTCCGGGCGGCCTGCTTCGGGCTGCGTACCTTCTAAGGGAGGATGAGCAGTATATAAGGGCCGCACAGCTGTACCTTGAAGCCTATAATACTTTCCCCGGTGCGCCGGATATGAACGCAGCTCTATCCAGTGCCGCACAGTGTTACGAAGACGGCGACAGACAGGATCTGGCTATCGGGGTTTACCAGCAGATCGCGTCTGAGGGCGCCGGAACTGCAGGCGTTGTGGTCGAAGCGTACGCAAAAATCGGAGAATACAATTACGATATAGGGAATTATTCGATTGCGCAGAGCAATTTCGAGAATTGTATTTCGATCTACGATCAGTACAGAGATGGACGGATAACCTATCCGGCAATGTCAGCATACCATGTTGGTGAGATATTCGCAGCAGATTATTATGCTCTGACGTTTACAAATACTGATAATGTAGAATACAAAACACAGCTTTTCAATGGAACTGTTGCGAATTATAACAGAACATTCTCGTACCTTGATGATGATTACGTGTTCAGAGCCGTTCTGAAGATCGGTAAGCTACAGGAGGATTTTGCGAACACAGTAGGTTTCATGGACCCGCCGGAAGGCTACTCACCTGAGGATGAGGAGGACTTTTACACTACTCTCATGATTGTGTATGACGATTATATTCAGCGTGCCATAGGAACATATAGAAACGGTCTTCAGCTTGCGGTATCCAACGGTATTCGAACCGAATATACGGATACGATAGCTACTAATCTCGATCTGCTTCTTCCCGGAGCTGGCGCTGAAGTAGGCTATTCCTCCTCAACGACGATTATTGAGGAACCGGCAGCAACTCCGGACAGTACCGGTACTGTAATTGATGACGGGTTTTCTCCTGAAACCGGTGACGATACCGGTGAATCCGGAACCACAGATGATTCGCAACTTCCCGATTCTGGCGATACGGAAATCCCCGCAGTTGAATCTGAATCCGATGAACAGTCGGATGACGGTGGAGGGGGGTGCTTCCTGTGGCCCTTCTAA